In the Helicoverpa zea isolate HzStark_Cry1AcR chromosome 27, ilHelZeax1.1, whole genome shotgun sequence genome, one interval contains:
- the LOC124643275 gene encoding putative ATP-dependent RNA helicase TDRD12 produces the protein MGLDQYKVDVLHYINPYLIWVVVHKEGEEDKFFFEQIGIYGIMPQNVTIGDDCVVKTESCSTWMPAAVIPMKKALREAAEVWFSPTYIDKKTSIFEDNIHKYGELTVILKDGKEVNILNEIVDTGFGFEDECLFHKELRDNQLDTRLEYLTVHEVIKQIEEGYKSRKIPKDIWLEVLKSQTFVLQEAKMIETSLASRKLHITDGRNMETVLKNKLNALKLCKDVDEDSAGIASTFRSSRPSSVVSVAMKKKLDWLRSQKIENRKVQTVDDSTKDKSDFDDQVDNPKPANKVLFEGDGNNNHETKLASSGKKQQWQPTEENFIAIGPAGLPLKKFSRMLKPQKEEDLQASVNKKVEERKPEIEVEEEKNPDVYANTDSEVNLKITNLDILKKIKAQNVLPNDEKCDSKTASQNSALTALRRKIKYLGEKKAKMNDSLSSISDKDSSKCDLESDAESLTALEEEFSRNRSKKVVNSEPEPENFDVEVNKWNVNPFRNLDGSISIFVDKLVSPVLMVHTKKNNRIQPVSNMRDIPFGDDIHMVLKNMGIEKPMRPQTVSWPTIMRGHSFFLIGPYNSGSTMGYLPAVCRLVSDYKNMPNNFGLSCIIVCATSHSVTNVETVCKMFLHRAKILACFAGMSDLDITTSLLNGCDILICTPTMLVRLIQDDFSLDLHNLSTFVVDDCERVSKVYTKELKFCLLKVMDIVKSRANKEWKVQYVIVSRVWCDFMATLARKAPDSVICISAFEECVPYTKVPTSVEFVKQETKVEAVINFLKDIDRSKMTVIVCRTDDEVKLLVNTLTKLKYVVFSCDSTMTVQDLYNLDKALKDYEEPVSGPVLVCLDGNLTHLNVTDAVYLIHYSLPSLYSMFCKRFAVLIDNYPSVFKDEKTKIKIKILLDDTNIEQLPKILHFIKRCTNNVSPVLNEISSTVLSEKNLKKAQNFVPICKKLLSLGKCPDFWNCMERHAIFKDYDTPKAWMPKEGTIIFQILHYHSAIYYSARITSCITKTNTVKYAQTYSLLSFKMGMYFSKEENRRLYGVPKVGDICAVTLKQNLFARCQIAKVLKTTNNRPTLLLVKLIDEERYEIARDTWLYCLPDELKGIETHVVTVILANLIPQDKDVTFSKLAEYQLKKITEEKEDLYMRGQITMVVGNVILVDTLEACQNLSSLEEVVVYCDFRKELLDNHAMQNPDHIKNLRKICDYACEEIKEEPIRIEEPNPIKILPKPRWAHLESGQFSSVFFVDAESPWKFFVRPVKFDSCLNTLVSDIKQYVNENPEPVENLNVGDIVIAELPGDATYERARIDSEVKNGKVKCFFVDQAESSDVSVNKILPITEKLITRLPFQAIECRLIGIQPFGDSWTDFSTNFFVDSCFDSLDKHKQLYTKYFTKEKAEFTEGHKYGVVLIDTYSTEDVIINQMLVDKNLAEENEEFELLHNLGFERKSEESSDSDSDDAPEQKNVSLVRPAITSPSSVYDKLNTMRATEQKNVALPPIRTVITSEVNNKPNSMKPSNNIIRSVPLVGSDDDSDEFELVSDDKGKLSSIPLAEVVGIKELPETEWNDNTLAAPIEETQKERTKDRTEIKLNNNPILKTENIKTDELSKPKLLWCQNNNTVTIKIKIIVDEYDLVIKERYIKFSADANDTKYGFDFELYGVVSLNKSCHSNKGQYILVKLWKVLASNWLSLTRDVAIKKWIAYDIENIEVTSDEESVILDDRKKMLPDQIDSDSDDNLEDDITFSY, from the exons atggGGCTTGACCAGTATAAAGTGGATGTGCTCCACTACATTAATCCCTACTTAATATGGGTGGTAGTTCACAAAGAAGGGGAGGAAGATAAGTTTTTCTTCGAACAAATTGGAATATATGGGATTATGCCTCAAAATGTAACTATTGGAGATGATTGCGTGGTGAAAACTGAGTCTTGCTCTACGTGGATGCCAGCAGCAGTTATTCCTATGAAGAAAGCATTGCGAGAAGCCGCCGAGGTTTGGTTTTCTCCAACCTACATCGACAAAAA AACATCCATTTTCGAAGACAATATTCACAAGTATGGAGAGCTGACAGTTATTCTTAAAGACGGTAAAGAGGTCAACATACTCAATGAAATTGTCGACACTGGCTTCGGATTTGAAGACGAGTGTCTTTTCCACAAGGAATTGCGGGACAACCAACTTGATACTAGACTCGAATACCTAACCGTACACGAAGTGATTAAGCAAATAGAAGAGGGCTATAAATCTCGAAAAATACCGAAGGATATATGGCTAGAAGTCTTAAAAAGCCAAACGTTCGTACTACAAGAAGCTAAGATGATAGAAACCAGTCTAGCTTCTAGAAAACTTCATATAACTGATGGCCGCAATATGGAAACTGTTCTTAAAAACAAGCTTAACGCTTTGAAGCTTTGCAAAGATGTGGACGAGGATTCCGCTGGAATAGCCAGCACCTTTAGGAGTTCTAGACCATCTAGCGTAGTTAGTGTAGCTATGAAAAAGAAGTTGGACTGGTTACGATCGCAGAAAATTGAAAACCGAAAAGTACAGACAGTTGATGACAGTACCAAGGACAAAAGTGATTTTGATGACCAAGTTGATAATCCAAAACCTGCAAACAAGGTTTTATTTGAAGGAGATGGTAACAATAATCATGAGACCAAGCTAG CGTCATCAGGCAAAAAACAGCAGTGGCAACCTACAGAAGAGAATTTCATAGCCATTGGTCCAGCAGGCCTTCCTTTAAAAAAGTTTTCACGTATGTTAAAACCTCAAAAGGAAGAAGATTTACAAGCTTCTGTCAATAAGAAGGTAGAAGAAAGAAAACCAGAAATTGAagtagaagaagaaaaaaatccaGATGTGTATGCAAACACAGACTCTGAGGTAaacttgaaaataactaatttggatattttaaagaaaattaaagcACAAAATGTTTTGCCTAATGATGAAAAATGTGACAGTAAAACTGCTAGTCAAAATAGTGCATTGACTGCTTTGAGacgtaaaattaaatatctcgGAGAAAAAAAAGCTAAAATGAATGACAGTCTATCTTCGATTTCTGATAAAGATAGTTCCAAATGTGATTTAGAGTCTGACGCTGAAAGTTTGACTGCACTAGAAGAAGAATTCAGTCGTAATAGGTCAAAAAAAGTTGTTAACTCCGAACCAGAACCGGAAAATTTTGATGtagaagtaaataaatggaATGTTAACCCGTTTAGAAACTTAGACGGTAGTATCTCAATATTCGTTGACAAGTTAGTCAGTCCTGTTTTGATGGTACATACTAAGAAAAATAACCGCATACAACCAGTTAGTAATATGAGGGATATTCCTTTTGGTGACGATATTCATATGGTACTTAAGAATATGGGTATTGAGAAGCCGATGAGACCTCAAACAGTTTCCTGGCCTACCATAATGCGTGGGCACAGTTTCTTCCTAATCGGTCCTTATAACAGTGGTAGTACTATGGGCTATTTACCAGCAGTATGCCGGTTAGTCAGCGATTACAAGAACATGCCCAACAATTTCGGTCTGAGCTGCATCATAGTTTGCGCGACCTCTCACTCTGTGACAAACGTGGAAACTGTCTGCAAAATGTTCTTACACAGAGCGAAGATTCTCGCTTGCTTCGCTGGCATGAGCGACCTTGATATTACCACCTCACTTTTGAATGGATGCGATATTCTCATCTGCACCCCTACTATGCTAGTCCGTCTGATACAGGATGATTTTAGTCTCGATCTTCATAACTTGTCCACTTTTGTCGTCGACGATTGTGAACGTGTATCCAAAGTTTATACAAAAGAGCTTAAGTTTTGCCTTCTTAAGGTTATGGATATCGTTAAAAGTCGAGCTAATAAAGAGTGGAAAGTTCAGTATGTAATAGTTTCGAGGGTATGGTGTGATTTTATGGCAACTCTTGCTAGGAAAGCACCAGATTCCGTGATATGCATCAGCGCATTCGAAGAGTGTGTCCCTTATACTAAAGTACCTACTTCAGTTGAATTTGTTAAACAAGAGACTAAAGTAGAGGCAGTTATCAACTTTTTGAAAGACATTGATAGGTCGAAAATGACTGTGATAGTTTGTAGAACTGACGACGAAGTCAAATTACTCGTAAATACTTTGACGAAATTGAAGTATGTAGTGTTTTCCTGTGATAGCACAATGACGGTGCAAGATTTGTATAATTTAGATAAAGCCTTGAAAGATTATGAAGAGCCCGTTTCTGGGCCTGTTTTGGTTTGCCTTGACGGGAATTTGACCCACTTAAACGTAACGGACGCTGTCTATTTGATTCATTATTCATTGCCCAGTCTATATTCTATGTTCTGCAAAAGATTTGCTGTATTGATTGATAATTATCCTTCCGTATTTAAAGACGAAAAGAccaagataaaaattaaaatattgctcgACGATACTAATATAGAACAATTGCCAAAGATTCTTCATTTTATCAAAAGATGTACAAATAATGTATCACCAGTATTAAATGAGATAAGCTCAACAGTTTTATCCGAAAAGAATCTGAAGAAAGCTCAAAACTTTGTGCCAATTTGCAAAAAACTTTTGTCACTAGGTAAATGTCCAGATTTTTGGAACTGTATGGAAAGACATGCTATATTTAAAGATTACGACACGCCTAAGGCTTGGATGCCGAAAGAAGGTACTATTATCTTCCAAATACTGCACTATCACTCAGCTATATATTATTCTGCTAGAATAACATCTTGCATCACTAAAACGAATACCGTAAAATACGCACAAACTTATAGCTTGTTGTCTTTCAAAATGGGTATGTACTTCAGTAAAGAAGAGAATAGGAGGCTGTACGGCGTTCCTAAAGTAGGAGACATATGCGCGGTTACCTTAAAACAGAATCTGTTTGCTCGTTGTCAGATCGCTAAAGTATTAAAAACCACAAACAACAGACCCACTCTTTTACTAGTTAAACTTATCGACGAAGAAAGGTACGAAATAGCTCGCGACACCTGGCTCTACTGTTTGCCAGATGAATTAAAGGGTATAGAAACCCACGTTGTTACTGTCATACTGGCTAATCTTATACCTCAGGATAAAGACGTAACATTCTCCAAgctagctgagtaccagttaaaaaaaattactgagGAAAAGGAAGACCTCTATATGAGGGGTCAAATAACTATGGTCGTAGGTAACGTAATTTTAGTAGATACACTGGAAGCGTGTCAGAATTTGTCATCCTTAGAAGAAGTGGTTGTCTATTGTGATTTTCGAAAGGAACTCTTGGATAATCACGCTATGCAAAATCCTGATCATATTAAAAACTTACGTAAAATATGCGATTATGCTTGTGAGGAGATTAAAGAAGAACCCATTCGCATTGAAGAGCCAAATCCTATTAAAATATTGCCTAAACCAAGATGGGCACATTTGGAGAGCGGACAATTTTCTTCAGTGTTCTTTGTGGATGCTGAGAGCCCATGGAAATTCTTTGTGAGGCCAGTTAAATTTGACTCGTGTTTAAACACCTTAGTAAGTGATATTAAGCAATATGTTAATGAAAATCCCGAGCCTGTAGAAAACTTAAATGTTGGAGATATAGTTATAGCTGAACTGCCTGGTGACGCCACTTATGAAAGAGCCAGGATAGACAGTGAAGTTAAAAATGGTAAAGTCAAATGTTTCTTTGTTGATCAAGCTGAATCGAGTGACGTTTCTGTTAACAAAATACTGCCGATCACTGAAAAACTCATTACGCGATTACCATTCCAAGCTATAGAGTGTAGGTTAATAGGCATTCAACCATTCGGTGATAGTTGGACGGACTTTAGCACCAACTTCTTTGTAGATTCGTGTTTCGATTCGCTCGATAAACACAAACAATTGTACACTAAATATTTCACTAAAGAAAAAGCTGAATTTACTGAAGGTCACAAATACGGCGTTGTCCTAATAGACACGTATTCCACAGAAGATGTTATTATAAACCAGATGTTGGTCGATAAAAATTTGGCTGAGGAAAACGAAGAATTTGAACTGCTACACAATTTAGGTTTTGAAAGAAAGTCAGAAGAATCGTCTGATTCTGATTCTGATGACGCACCGGAGCAGAAAAATGTGTCTCTAGTAAGACCAGCAATAACATCTCCTAGTAGTGTATATGACAAACTGAATACTATGCGAGCAACTGAGCAGAAAAATGTGGCTTTACCTCCAATTAGGACAGTAATAACTTCTGAAGTAAATAACAAACCTAATTCCATGAAACCCTCAAACAATATTATAAGATCAGTTCCATTAGTAGGATCGGACGATGATTCCGATGAATTTGAACTGGTTTCTGATGATAAAGGGAAACTATCTTCTATCCCTTTAGCCGAAGTTGTGGGCATAAAAGAACTTCCAGAAACGGAATGGAATGATAATACTTTAGCTGCCCCTATAGAAGAGACACAGAAAGAACGAACGAAAGACAGaacagaaattaaattaaacaataatcctattttaaaaacagaaaatattaaGACTGACGAACTTAGCAAACCCAAATTGCTTTGGTGCCAAAACAATAATAcggttacaataaaaatcaaaataatagttGATGAGTATGACCTTGTAATTAAAGAAAGGTATATAAAGTTTTCAGCTGACGCAAATGATACAAAATACGGTTTCGATTTTGAGTTGTATGGAGTTGTGAGTTTGAATAAATCTTGTCATTCAAATAAAGGTCAGTACATACTAGTGAAGCTCTGGAAAGTATTAGCAAGTAACTGGCTGTCTTTAACAAGGGATGTAGCCATCAAAAAATGGATAGCTTATGACATAGAGAACATAGAAGTTACTTCCGATGAAGAATCAGTTATTCTAGatgacagaaaaaaaatgttgcctGATCAAATTGATAGTGACAGCGATGATAACTTGGAGGATGATATTACTTTTTCCTATTAA